The uncultured Eubacteriales bacterium region GGCCACAGCGTCATCTGCCCCATCAACGACGTGGAGGCAAACCTCGGCGATGTGATGCTGGCCGGGCTGGGTACCGGCGTAGTGACGGTGAAGGACCTGAAGGGCTGGCGGGTGCTTGGCGAGAAGATCAGCCCCGACCCCGAGTCCCACGCACGGTACAATAAGTACTATCAGCTCTACCGGGACCTCTACACCGACCTCAAGGAAAGCATGGCCCGGGCCTCAAAATTATAGAAAAAGAGACGCTATCCATCGGGTAGCGTCTCTTTTTCTACCCTCGAGCAAGCACTGTTTGCGGCAGAGCGGCGACAAGAGCGGGCGATTCTCCTTCTGGTCTCCTGCTTGATCGGGGGTACGGGCAAAAAACGGCCGGTATAAGTGAGCGGGGCCCTGTCCGGTGACCGGCCTTGCCCTATTGGACGACCGGTTTGGCCTTAGACCTTAACGGGTGTTCAGAATGCAGAGGCCCCTGTGAATAGCTCAAAGCAAAGGGTAAAGCGGCGCTCCTCACCGGGGGCAATCGTCTGGAGCCGCCCTTGGCGGCGCTCCTCAAGACGACCGCCAGGGTAGCAGTTGCCGGGCTCCAGCCCCATGACGTATTCGCTCCGCCCCATCATCTTCCACTGGGTAAAGTAGGGGAGCTCCTCGGGGTCGAAACGAATCATAAGGCCCTGGCCTAGCTCCGGGTTGTAGAGCCCGGCGACCCCCTTATCTTCAAAACGGTGGAAATAGCATTGCTCCTTAAACCCCGCCTGGGGTGGTTCCACCTTGCTCCAGGTATCCATACCCTCGGCGGCGCGAGGATCCCGGGGCGTCACTTGCGCGGAGGGAATATAGAGTCTTGCGCGTTCTGAGAGCAGGGGGTAGCCCAGATTGATATGGTAGAGGAGCATTAGGGGGACCGTACGGTCTCCCACATTTTTTACTTTATCCGAGAGTAGGAGAGTATTCTCGGTTCGGGAGCAGGATATGGTCCGTGTCAGCACCAGCTTGTCTGCAAAGAACCCTCCATGCGGGACAACGGCTTTGATTGTAATGTTTTCCTCGTCCATGTCCCAAAAAATGTGCTCGGCAGGCAGATTTCCGACAGCGCCATGGAGAGGGAGGGCTTCCTTATCATCCACGCAAGGCGCACCTACGTTGCTGAGTCCGCAGGTGGCGAGAAACCCGCCGGTAAAGCTCTTTTCCGAGCCTTTGCCCACACCGTCGTAGTACGCTGGGTGGACATAGCCGCTAGCAGAGAAAAAGCCGCAGTTGCGGCCGTGAAAGGAGAGTCGCGAGAGATCGGCGCACCGGTCGGCAGATACGGTGAATTCCAGGCCCAGACCGTTGCGCACCTCAAAAAGGCGCATGCCATCGCCCCGTCCGCCCACCAGCCGATGCTCCTCCACGCCGCAGACCTGGGAGAGCTGATCCAAATAGTTCCCGTTCATCCTCTGTCCCCCTTTGGATGCCAGTATAAGCGCAGCGGCGCGAAAAAGTCAACAGTTTCATGGAAATGCATGGAGACGATAAAGAACGGGCAAATAAAAAACAAAATTTTTAAGGAAAATAAGGAGAAGTAACATTAAAGTGCAAAATTCGACACAAAAAGTGCACAAAGAAAAAAGGAAAATGTAGTGAGGCAAAAAGAAACTCCAATAAATTCCCCCCCTAAATATAAAAATTGCCACCTTTTCCGTCCAATGCGCCTCCCGCTATAATTGTGATACACCAAAAGAGAAAGAGAGGCGGATAACAGCATGAAACGAATTCTCAGCATGGTACTATGCGTCACCATGGCCCTGTCCCTGCTCCCGGCCTCCGCGCTTGCGGCGGGCCCGGCGGAAACGCCGGGGAAGAGCCTTGCGGACTATCCAGACCTATTGTTCGGCGTGGGCAGCGCCACCTCGGCGGGTCCGACCCTTCCCGGCGGGTCCATCCACCCCAGCCCCGAGACAAAGAGCAAGGACAACGGCGGATACAGCCGGAATTCGCCCATCGTCGGCTTTGGGCAGCTCTACGCCCAGGGTACAGGCGGGACAAAGAGCTATGGAAACTTCCTCCTTGCACCCATGCTGGGGGGAAATATCGAACTTAACGACAGCAATCGCGCCGTGCAGGCAAAGGCGGGAACCGAGACCGCCAAGTGTTATGAGTACTCCGTGGAGCTGGAGAACGGCATCAAGGCGGCGGTGACCCCCACGCACAACGCCGCTATCTACTCTTTTGAGTTTCCGGCGGGCGAGGACGCCTCTTTCCTGCTGGACGCCGCCCGGAAACAGGATAAATCGAATGCGATGAAAAAGGGCAGCGTGACGGTGGACCCGGAGACCCACACCATCAGCGGCGGTGGCACCTTCAGCGGAAACTGGAACCCGGCGAACTGGAATATGTATTTTGCCCTCGAGTTTGATACCGACTTTACGGAGATCGGTGTCTTTGAGGACAGTACATTGACGACCTATACCGAGAAGACCACGGTATCCATAGACTCGGAAAAACGGCTGGGAGCCTATGTGAAATTCGCCCAGCCTGCCACGGAGGCGGAGCCGGAACCCCTGACGGTAAAAGTAAAGCTCGCCATCTCCTTTGAGAGTGAGGAGAAGGCAAAGGAGTTCCTGGATGAGCAGATCCCGGCCTATGATTACGATGCGGTTCGCGACGAGGCCAAGTCTGTCTGGGAGGACCGGCTCGACGCCATTGAGATCGAGACCAGCGACGAGGCGCTGCTGCGGCAGTTCTACACCGCCCTCTATCACACCAATGTGGAGCCCCGTGACCGGGTGTCGGACCACGGGGACTGGGACGACTTCTACACCATCTGGGACTCCTGGAAAACGGCCTTCCCGCTGAAGACGTTCTTCTATCCCGAGCAGGTGGGGTCCATTATCGCCTCGTTTATCGACCGCGCGGAGCGCAATGAAACCATCATCATGTCCGACGCCTTTATCCAGGGTCAGGAGTTCGTCTGCGGACAGGGCGGAAATGACATTGAGAACATCATCGCCGACGCCTGCCTCAAGGATATCCCTTTGCCAGAGGGATATGATTGGGAGAGAGCCTATAACGCGGTCATTAAGAGTGCCGAGCGGATGCGAACACCCGAGTATGTCATGAAGGGATACGCGGTGGAGGGACAGCGTAAGACGGTCAGCGGAGCAAGCTACTCCTCCAGGCTGCACGCCGGTTCCGCCACTCAGGGTTTCGCCATCAACGATTTCGCGGTGGCGCAGATGGCTAAGAAACTGGGCAAGACAGAGGATTATGAGTTCTATCTCAATCGCTCCATGAACTGGAGAAACGCGTGGAACCCGAACGTGGAGAGCGATGGCTTCTACGGCTTCCCCCAGAACCCCAACAGCGACGGCACGTTCGCCGCAGGCTACAATCCCAAGAAGCCCAGCTACAACACCAATTTCTATGAGGCCACCGGCTGGGACTCCTGCTTTACCAACCGCAACGACATGCCCGGCCTGATTGAGGCTATGGGCGGACGGCAGAAATTTATCGAGCGCCTGCAGTGGGCCTGCGACCACAGCATAAACTATGGCAATGATGACGGCGGTGCGGAGGGCTATCTTAACTTTACCAACGAGCCGTCCATGCACATCCCCTGGCTTTTCTGTACCGACGAGGTCAAGCGGCCCGACCTAGCCGCCGAGACCATCAATCGAATCCTCACAGAGCGCTTCCTCAAGGACGGCATCAACGACTACCCCGGCGACGAGGACGGCGGCGCTATGTCCTCCTACCTCATCTTCATGCTGAGCGGCTTCTTCCCCTACTCCCCAACGAACGACTACTATCTCCACGGGGCGCGGCTGCCCCGCATTACCTTCCGCCTCGGGAACGGGAAGAGCTTTGTCATCACCGGCGAGAATACCGGCGAGAACAATATCTACGTCCAGTCCGCCACCTGGCAGGGGCAGGATTTCAACGAGTGCAAGCTGACCTATGGGCAGATCATGGAGGGCGGTGAACTGCACTTTGTGATGGGCAGCGAGCCCAGCCGCTGGGCGAGAATGGAGGATAACACTCCGCCCACGGACGTGACCGGCCTTACCTACGACGCGGAGAGCGCCGTGGGGGGAAAGACGGTACTGACCTGGAACGCCTCCGCGGACGAGGGCGAGGGCGTCGCCCGCTATGACGTCTACCGCAGCGACAAAATCGTCTTTGAGTGTAACGAAGAGACTTTCGTGGGTTCGGTGACTCAGACGACCTTTGAAGAGATGCCGGAAGTACCTACCCGCTACTGGTACCGCGTGGTGGCTGTGGACGGTGCCGAAAACAGAGCGAATGCCGCCGAGGTGTGCGTCAGCCTAAGCTATGACAGCGAGCCGCCCGAGCAGGTGACCGGGCTCCGGGTCGACGGTGCACTGCTGGATAACGGCATTGTCAAGCTGAGCTGGACGGAGTCCCACGACAATGTGGGCGTTACATCCTACAACGTATACCGGAGCAATCATGTAGACTTTACCATCAGCAGCGATACGCTGCTGACGGCGGTGCAGTCTCCGGCTATTACGGACTTCCTCTCCGCGGCCGGAACCTACTATTACCGCGTCACCGCCCGGGACGCCTACGGCAATATTTCCGAACCGTCGGACTGCGTGGCCGCTGAGGTCGCAGGCGGGCTTCCCGACGATATGGAGGCCACACCCGGCGTCAACCAAGCCAAGGGCAAAACGGCGAAGGTAAACGGCCAGACAAACATTGATAAGGAAGGAGCCGACAAGGCAGTAGACGGCAGCATCAGCACAAAATGGTGTGTCAAGAGTACCGGGAGCAACGGGGGCACCGGGGAGGTCGCCGCCGGGACGCCGCTGAACAATCCGCATTGGCTGGAAATCGACCTGGTAAAGCCCACCCTATTGAACCGCTGGGTCGTTACCCACGCGGGAGGAGGCTCTCCTGCGGAGGGTAAGGGCTACAACACGCAGGAGTTTAAACTGCAGTATTGGAACGGCACAGCCTGGGCCGACGCCGACGTGGTGACCGGGAACAAGGACAACGTGACCGACCGGACCTTCTCCACTGTGATAACGACCAAGGTGCGCATGGAGATCACCAGGGCGGTACAGGATAACTGCACAGAGAACAATAAGGTTCAGACTGCCCGCATCTATGAGGTAGAGCTGTATTCCCCCAAGCTGGAGAGCGAGTACGACGGCTCTCTGATGGAGCTGAGCGGCGTGAAACTGGCGGTCAACAGCCAGGCCGCCGACGCTGAGGGTCCCGCAAAGGCTTGTGACGGCGATGAGAACACCAAGTGGAGCGCCAGGTTCCAGATGGCCGACAAGACGGTGGAAGCGCCCGAGGGCGCCGAGGCCTTTGCCGATGGCGTGTCCTGGATGAGTATCGATCTGGGTGAGGTGTGCGTGGTCGACAGACTGACCTATCTTGGCGGCGGAAAGGAAAAGCCCGAGTTCCGCACCAAGGAGCTGTATCTGCAGACGAGTGCGGACGGAGTGAACTGGACTTACACCAAGGAGGGTGCCTGGAAGGATGGGGACGAGCAGGTACCCACAAAACTGGAGTATTCGTTCCAGGAGTCCATCACGTCGCGATATTTCCGTCTGGTGCTCCCGGTCAGAGGCGTCAGCGACGGGGAGCGGGGCAACACGAACGCCCGGGTATTTGAGTTCCACCTCTTCGGCGAAAAGCTGGTCAATGAGAACAAGATCACCATCGCACCCGCCGACGGTGCGAACGTACGGACGTCTAAGACGAACGCAGCCCCTGGTGACAAGATTGACGTCGACGTGGAGTATACCAGAGCGGACAGGGAATTCGTAAAGCTGCTGGTGACAGGCGAGAGCGGAACGCCGGTACCTGTCGCACAGTACGGCGAAATGCTCAAGTTCAACTTTACCATGCCCAATGAGCCCGTAAAGATCAAGGCCTATTCGCGGTTCGTCGTCGACGCCGACCGGGAAGCCCTTCAGGTGGCGCTGTACGCGCTCAAGGATGGCGAAATCACCGTCGCCGCTGACGCGGACACCGATGAGATCGAGCGTGAGGTACGGGCCTATGTGGCCCGGCTCCTCGCTGGAGCGCCCGGTGCCGAAGGCGTAACCGCCGAAATCGAAGAGACGGAGACCTTCGGGACGTTCAAGGTCACGCTGGAGAAGAACGGTATCATGGTCGTCAAGGACCTCGCCATGACGCTCAGCGGCTACCGGTACAAAATCAGCGGCATGTCGGACGTGCCCGGCGTGACCGTTCCTTACGGTACTGCGAAGGAGGAGCTGGGCCTGCCCGAGCGGGTGAAGGTCACCTTCCGCGAGGGCGGAGAGAAGGAAGTCGCCGTCAGCTGGGAATGCGCGGAGTTCATCAAGGACCGCGCGGGTGCCTATCGCTTTATTGGCACGATTGCCTCCGGGGAGGACTACGCGAACCCGGAGGAACTGACCGCCTCCTGTGAGGTGACGGTCAGCCACGCACCCAGCTATAGCACCGGAGATACAACGACAAGGACCGAGAAAAATCCGGACGGGAGCACCACCAAGACCGTCAAAAACAAGACCACCGGGACGGTGACCGAGACCACCACCTACCCCGACGGCACGCAGATCGTGGCCACCACGCCCAAGGGCGGGGAGAGCTCCATTAAGGTCGCGGTTCCCAAGGGCAAGGATAGCGTCACCATCACCATTCCCACGGGGGAGATACTGACCTCCGGCACCGTGGCGGTCATAGTGAATGTGGACGGCTCGGAGGAAGTAGTAAAGACCTCCGTCGCCACCAGCTGGGGATTGCGCATCACCCTTGCAGAGGGGGCCACTCTCAAGCTGGTGGACAACAGCAAGGACTTTACCGACGTAGCGGAGCACAACTGGGCCTATGATGCGGTGCAGTTCACCGCGAGCCGCGAGCTCTTCAACGGTACCGGAGCGGACAGCTTTAGTCCCACCGGCGATATGACCCGCGCCATGCTGGTCACCGTCCTGGCCCGTCTGGACGGGCAGGATACCGCCGCCGGCGAGACGTGGTACTCGAGAGCCATAGCCTGGGGCGTGGAGAACGGCATTACCGACGGCGCCAACGCCGAGATGAGCATCACCCGCGAGAGTCTGGTGGTCATGCTGTACCGCTACGCCAAGGCGGAGCCCGCCAACGGCGCGGCGCTCCATGAATTCCCTGATGCCGACAAGGTGTCCGGCTGGGCGACCGAAGCCGTGAACTGGGCGGTGGCAAACGGCATCCTTACCGGCAACGGAGCAGGCGAGCTCAATCCCGGCGGCAATGCCAGCCGCGCCGAGGTCGCCACGATCCTCCAAAGATTTATTTCGCTATAAACCAAAAATGGACCTCCGCCGGAGCAGCCCCTCCGGTGGAGGTCCATTTTACACACGTTTTTTCGGGAAAAGGAAAACCCCAATAAATCCCCCCCTAAATCGAAAAAATACCCCCTTTGCCCATGGCCCATCCGACTCTATAATAGAGCTAACGAAGGTAAGTGTGAAAATCACGAAATGGCGGTGAGAGTGAGAATGAGTGAGACGATCGTATTGATGCAGAATATCTGCAAGAGCTTTCCCGGTGTCATGGCACTGGATCACGTCAATTTTGAGCTGCGCTCGGGCGAGGTTATGGCTCTGCTGGGGGAGAACGGTGCGGGCAAGTCCACACTGATGAAGATATTGAGCGGCGTCTATACCAGTGATGAGGGTACGGTGGAGATATTCGGACACCCGTGCGGAAATCTGACGCCCAGACAGGCGCAGAGCATGGGCGTGGCCATCATCCATCAGGAGCTCAACATGTGCCGGCATTTGTCGGTGGCCGAGAACATGTTCCTGGGTCGCGAGGTCTGCAAAGGCGGCGTCCTGTCCAACGCACAGATGGAGGCCGAGGCAGAGCGGGTGCTCAATGAGCTGAAGATCGACATCTCGCCCAGTCAAGTGGTGGGTGATCTGCCGGTCAGCAAGCAGCAGATGGTAGAGATCGCCAAGGCCCTCTCCACCGACGCCAAGGTTCTTATTATGGATGAGCCCACCTCAGCGCTTACGAGCAAGGAGATTGACGACCTGTTCCGCATTATCCGTCAGCTCAAGGAGCGCGGCTGCGGCATCGTGTATATTTCCCACCGCCTGGAAGAGCTCCAGCATATCGTTGACCGGGTCACCATCATGCGGGACGGCCAGTACGTCGCCAGCATGAGCTTCGCCGATACCGATCTGGACGAGATCATTGCCAACATGGTGGGTCGCGAGATCAAGGAAAAATTCCCCCGGGTCTCCTGTGAGAAAGGAAAAAAGATTTTCGAGGTCCAGCATCTCAACGCCGGACGAATGGTGCGCGACGTTAGTTTCTCTCTCTATGAGGGTGAGATCGTAGGCTTTGCGGGGTTGATGGGCGCAGGTCGAACCGAGACCACCCGGGCCCTCTTCGGAGTAGACCCCAAGGAGGGAGGCACGATCCTCCTGGACGGGAGTGAGGTTGTCATTCGCCGCCCGGTGGACGCCATCAAGGCAGGCATCGTTCTGGCTCCCGAGGACCGGAAGAAGGATGGTCTATGCACCAAGCTGAGTGTTCGCCAGAACATTTCCCTCCCCAACCTGGACCTCGTCTGCAACAAGCTGGGCGTCGTCAGCAGCGGTAAAGAGGACGCGATGTGCGCCAAAGCGGTGTCGAACCTGAAAATCAAAACACCCAACCTGGAGATCGACGCCAATAACCTCTCCGGCGGCAACCAGCAGAAGGTCGTTGTAGGTAAGTGGCTGGCCCGAAACTCCCGGGTCGTCATCTTCGACGAGCCCACCCGCGGCATCGATGTGGCTGCCAAGGTAGAGATATATAACCTCATGAACGAGCTGAAACAGCAGGGCATCGCCGTCATGTTCGTCTCCTCTGAGATGCCTGAGATTATGGGAATCGCGGACCGCATCGTCGTCATGTGCGATGGGCGGGTCACCGGCGAACTGATGAGTGCCGAGGCCACCCAGGAGAAGATATTGACCCTGGCCACCCAGTTCGAGAACAAGTTCGCCGCCGTCGGTTAAGGAAGGGAAGAGAGAATATGGAACGGTTAAATCAGCAGAGCCCCTTGAAACGTTTCCTGGGGATGCGCGGCATGGGCGCGGCCCTCACCGCGTTTGGTGGGTTCATCGTCATCTACCTCGCGTTCGGGTTCATCAACATGAAGGTGTTTTCCCTGGATAACGTGCTCAACCTCCTCAGATCCATGTCCAAATATCTGCTCATCGGCATCGGGCAGAGCTACGTACTTATTACCGGGAATATCGACCTGTCCATCGGCTCGGTGGTAGGCATGAGCGCCATGATCTCGGCCACGCTGATGGCCGGCGGTGTGCCGGTTCTCCCGGCCATCCTCATTACACTGGTCTGCTGCCTGGCGGTGGGGGTGGTGAACGGCATCCTGGTAGGCAAGTTCCAGCTCCCGCCCTTCATTGCCACCCTGGGCACCATGTTTGTTGCCCGCGGCGTGGCCTACATGGTCAACGGCAACCGCAACACCAACGCTATCTCCTCCGGCATCGGTAAGGAGGCGGGCGACGCGTTCCAGAGCTTCTTTTACTATGGCACTACCGCGTTCCTCTATAATACCTTCTGGATCGCCCTCGCCCTTTTCGTCGTGTTCTTCTTCCTGCTCAGCAAGACGCGCACGGGCCGCCACATCTACGCTGTGGGTTCCAATGTGGACGCGGCAAAGCTCTCCGGCGTCAATGTGGTGGGCACTGTCACCAAGACCTACCTGGTCAGCGCTTTCTGCTCCTTCGTGGTTGGACTTATCCTCTGCGCACAGGCCGGCATGGGCAACATGGAGGCCGGTAATATGTATGAGATGTACGGCGTTGCGGCGGGCGTCATCGGCGGCGTGTCCCCCCTGGGCGGCACGGGCCTACTGCTGGGCACCCTGGCCGGCGCCGCCGTATGGCAGACACTGGAGAACGGCCTCAGCATGATCACCGCCCCTGTTGGCATCCAGCGTATCGTTATCGGCGTCATCGTGGTGTTCGCCGTGCTGCTGGACGTGGTCGTCCGCAAGGGTGCGTTCACAAAGCGTATTTCCAGTATGAAGCACATAGGCACAGACGCGGCCGCCGCCGACCCAAAATAGAGAATATGTGCGGCGTGCGTCGTCAGCGCCGTTCATAGATAGAAGACCTAAATTTGATAAGGAGGAACCCATACATGAAAAGAAAGCTTCTTGCAATTCTCTCCTGCATTTGCCTGACCATCGGACTCCTCTCCGGCTGCACAACCCAGGGGGGCGGCTCGTCCAAAGCCCCCACCGCAGGCGATATTAAGATTGCCCTCATCACCATGGACTCCATCGACCAGCACTGGATCACCCTAAACGAGGGTGCCCAGAAGGCCGCCAAGGAGCTTGGCGTGACCGTGGACTTCATGGCTCCCAATACCAAGGACGACGCCCAGCAGATCGAGCAGGTCAATAACGCCGTGGCCGGTGGCTATCAGGCCATCGTGGTGGCGGCCAATGGACCTGACGCCATCTCCTCGGCCCTGAAAGAGGCCGCAGGCAAGGGCATTAAGATCGTCTATGTGGACTCCCCGGCCAACGTGGACGCCGAGGCTACCTTCTCCACCGACAACACGGCTGCCGGCACCACCGCCGGCAACGAGATGATCAAGGCCCTTGAGGCCGCGGGCGTCACCTCCGGCTCCATCGGCATCATCAACGTGAACGCTGCCACCGCCTCCTGCGTGGCCCGTGAGGAAGGCTTCCGCGCCGCGTTCGAGGGCAAGGGCTACACCCTGCTTGAGACCCAGTACGGCGAGGGCGACGCCGCCAAGAGCCAGGGCATCGCTGAGAACTACATCACCCAGGGCGTCGTGGGCATCTTCGGCTGCAACGAGGGCTCCACCACCGGCGCCGGCAACGCCATCAAGGCCAGCGGCAAGAGCGGCATCATCGGCGTGGGCTTCGACAAGTCCGATGCGATCCTCGGCCTCATTAACGATGGCAACCTCCTCTGCACCATGGCGCAGAACCCAGATGTGATGGGCTACGAGGGCGTTAAGGCCGCCGTAGACGCCATCAATGGCAAGGACCTGGGCGGCGCGGTCACCGATACCGGTGTCTCCGTACTCGTCAAGAAGGGCGGCTCCAATAGCGGCGGCGCTACCACCGCCAGCCAGAACTACAAAATTGCCCTCATCACCATGGACTCCATCGACCAGCACTGGATCACCTTGAACGAGGGTGCCCAGAAAATGGCCAAGGAGCTTGGCGTGACCGTGGACTTCATGGCCCCCAATACCAAGGACGACGCCCAGCAGATCGAGCAGGTCAATAACGCCGTGGCCGGTGGCTATCAGGCCATCGTGGTGGCGGCCAATGGACCTGACGCCATCTCCTCGGCCCTGAAAGAGGCCGCAGGCAAGGGCATTAAGATCGTCTATGTGGACTCCCCGGCCAACGTGGACGCCGAGGCTACCTTCTCCACCGACAACACGGCTGCCGGCACCACCGCCGGCAACGAGATGATCAAGGCCCTTGAGGCCGCGGGCGTCACCTCCGGCTCCATCGGCATCATCAACGTGAACGCCGCCACCGCCTCCTGCGTGGCCCGTGAGGAAGGCTTCCGCGCCGCGTTCGAGGGCAAGGGCTACACCCTGCTTGAGACCCAGTACGGCGAGGGCGACGCCGCCAAGAGCCAGGGCATCGCTGAGAACTACATCACCCAGGGCGTCGTGGGCATCTTCGGCTGCAACGAGGGCTCCACCACCGGCGCCGGCAACGCCATCAAGGCCAGCGGCAAGAGCGGCATCATCGGCGTGGGCTTCGACAAGTCCGACGCGATCCTGAACCTCATCAATGACGGCTATCTCCTCTGCACCATGGCGCAGAACCCCGACGTGATGGGCGAGGACGGTGTCAAGGCCGCTGTGCAGGCCCTGGAGGGCGAGAGCCTGGGCGGCGCGGTCACCGATACCGGCGTCTCTGTGCTCACCAAAAAGTAAGAAAACAGCCTACAAGTAAATGTTCCACAGAAACGCCGGGCGGTATGTCCGGCGTTTCTGTGGAATTCCGATAAAAAATGTGATATGATTAATGGAAACAGGAGGAGTCCATATGAAACGCAGTGAAATCAACGCAGCCCTGAAAGAGATGGAGACCATGGTGAAGGAGTACCGCTTCGCCCTCCCCCCATTCTGTCAGTTTGCTCCTGAGGACTGGAAAAGCAAGGGCCATGACTACGATGAGATCCGAGACAACATGCTGGGCTGGGACATCACGGACTATGGCATGGGGGACTTTAATAAGATGGGCTTTTCCCTCATCACCATCCGCAACGGCAACCTCAAGTTGAAGGATAAGTATAGCAAGGTATATGCTGAGAAGCTTTTATACATCAAGGAGGGCCAGTATTCCCCCATGCACTTCCACTGGTCCAAGGCCGAGGACATCATCAACCGGGGAGGCGGTGTGGTACTCATCCGCGTCTACAACTCCACCGAGGACGAGAGCCTGGATAAGTTGAGCGATGTGCATGTCCACGTGGACGGACGGGAAATGGTGGTTTCCGCGGGCAGCCAGGTCCGCCTGACCCCCGGCGAGAGTATCACCATCTACCCCTATCTCTACCATGACTTTGAGGTGGAGCCCGGCTCGGGGAACGTGCTTCTGGGCGAGGTCAGCCAGTGCAACGACGACAATATCGACAACCGTTTTTATGAGAAACTGGGCCGTTTTCCCGCCATTGAGGAGGACGAGGCCCCTTATCGGCTATTGTGCAACGAATATCCCACGGCGAAGGATTGAGGTGAGCGTATGGCCTGTGACGTAGTGGCTCTGGGCGAAATGCTCATTGATTTTGCCTCCCGCGGCACCGACGCCGCCGGCTATCCCACCATGGCCGCGAACCCCGGGGGCGCACCCTGCAATTTCCTCGCAGCCCTGACCAAATACGGTGTGAAAACCGCGTTCCTTGGCAAGGTGGGCGACGATACCTTTGGCCGACTGCTGATTGGCACCGCAAAAGGCGCCGGTATTGAGACCAAGGGAGTCGTGGTGGACGGAAGCGTCTTTACCACACTCGCCTTTGTGACCTTCGACGAGCATGGCGACCGCTCTTTCAGCTTTGCACGGAAGCCGGGGGCGGATACCCAGCTCCACTTTGAGGAGCTGGATCTCTCGCTGATTGATGAGTGCAGGGTCTTCCATTTTGGCACCCTCAGCCTTACCGACGAGCCGGTGCGCACCGCCACCCAAAAAGCGGTGGCCTACGCCAGGGAGCGAGGCAAGCTCATCACCTTTGATCCCAACCTGCGCCCGCCTCTTTGGCGGAGCGAGGCTGAGGCCAGAAATCAGATACTGTGGGGGCTCTCCCAGGCCGATGTGGTGAAGATCAGCGACGAGGAAGTAGATTTCCTCTGGAAGTGTTCCCCTGAGGAGGGGGCCGACCGACTCCTCCGTGATTTCGGCGTGTCTCTCGCCATGGTCACAATGGGATCCCGGGGCTGTTATCTCAAGAACGCGAGGGCGCTGTGCTCCGCCGCCCCGCCCAAGGTGAAGGCTGTGGACACTACGGGAGCGGGGGATATCTTTGGCGGAAGCGCGGTCATGCGACTGCTGGAGCTGAAAAAGGCCCCGTCGGAGCTCAGCCAGGATGACCTGGGCTACATCGCACGCTTTGCGGCCGCGGCCGCCAGCCTTTCCACGGAGAAGAGCGGCGGCATCCCGAGCGTTCCGGAGCGGGAAGAGGTATTGGCAAGACTGTAAGACATGAAGAGGGGAGAGGCCGCTATGCTCAAGGTGGTCGTAGCTGATGATGAGGCGAGGGTCTGCAATTTGATCCTTCTGCTGGCGGATTGGGAGAAACTGAACATGGAGGTGGTGGGCACCGCCGCCAATGGTCTGGAGGCCTTGCAGTTAGTACGCACCCTTACTCCCGATATTCTGATTACCGATATCCGTATGCCCGGCTGCGACGGACTGGAGCTGATTGAAAAGGCAAAGG contains the following coding sequences:
- a CDS encoding conserved hypothetical protein (Evidence 4 : Homologs of previously reported genes of unknown function) — protein: MNGNYLDQLSQVCGVEEHRLVGGRGDGMRLFEVRNGLGLEFTVSADRCADLSRLSFHGRNCGFFSASGYVHPAYYDGVGKGSEKSFTGGFLATCGLSNVGAPCVDDKEALPLHGAVGNLPAEHIFWDMDEENITIKAVVPHGGFFADKLVLTRTISCSRTENTLLLSDKVKNVGDRTVPLMLLYHINLGYPLLSERARLYIPSAQVTPRDPRAAEGMDTWSKVEPPQAGFKEQCYFHRFEDKGVAGLYNPELGQGLMIRFDPEELPYFTQWKMMGRSEYVMGLEPGNCYPGGRLEERRQGRLQTIAPGEERRFTLCFELFTGASAF